The following are encoded together in the Triticum dicoccoides isolate Atlit2015 ecotype Zavitan chromosome 6B, WEW_v2.0, whole genome shotgun sequence genome:
- the LOC119326541 gene encoding uncharacterized protein LOC119326541 produces MDLFPELRSNIQAWRKALGARSRHAGVHPYRGEYSAQIWDPVWLADQGLGSFGAAEETAGADDAAAVRMHGAAAETNFKQPPRSAAAADDGEVSAMDLNDFLEVELPALDFLPDSITPDAQLDDLSTGLPLVELQQVDELLEDMGFTDMLARAQRTGAPSPT; encoded by the coding sequence ATGGACCTCTTCCCGGAGCTGCGCTCGAACATTCAGGCCTGGAGGAAGGCATTGGGCGCTCGGTCGAGGCACGCCGGCGTGCACCCGTATCGCGGGGAGTACTCGGCGCAGATCTGGGACCCGGTGTGGCTAGCTGACCAGGGGCTCGGCAGCTTCGGCGCCGCTGAGGAGACCGCCGGAGCAGACGACGCAGCGGCTGTCAGGATGCACGGCGCGGCGGCCGAAACCAACTTCAAGCAACCACCGCGCTCGGCCGCTGCTGCGGATGACGGTGAGGTGTCGGCCATGGACCTCAACGACTTCCTGGAGGTGGAGCTGCCGGCGCTCGACTTCCTCCCTGACAGCATCACCCCAGATGCACAGCTGGACGATCTCTCGACTGGCTTGCCCCTGGTGGAGTTGCAGCAGGTGGATGAGCTCCTCGAGGACATGGGCTTCACCGATATGCTGGCCAGGGCTCAACGTACAGGTGCTCCTAGTCCTACATAG